A genomic stretch from Mesoplodon densirostris isolate mMesDen1 chromosome 3, mMesDen1 primary haplotype, whole genome shotgun sequence includes:
- the CCDC124 gene encoding coiled-coil domain-containing protein 124: MPKKFQGENTKSAAARARRAEAKAAADAKKQKELEDAYWKDEDKHVMRKEQRKEEKEKRRLEQLERKKEKQRLLEEEDLRLKGSKTPRVATSSKVTRAQIDETLRRDHQHKEAPDPAEKAKSHLEVPLEENVNRRLLEEGSVEARTIEDAIAVLSVAEEAADRHPERRMRAAFNAFEEAQLPRLKQENPNMRLSQLKQLLKKEWLRSPDNPMNQRAVPFNTPK, from the exons ATGCCCAAGAAGTTCCAGGGCGAGAACACTAAATCGGCAGCAGCCCGGGCACGGAGGGCTGAGGCCAAGGCAGCAGCTGATGCCAAGAAGCAGAAGGAGTTGGAGGATGCCTACTGGAAGGATGAGGACAAACACGTCATGAGGAAGGAACAGCGCAAG gaggagaaggagaagcggCGCCTGGAGCAGCTGGAGCGCAAGAAGGAGAAACAGCGGCTGCTGGAGGAGGAGGACTTAAGGCTTAAGGGCAGCAAGACCCCGCGAGTGGCCACCTCCAGCAAGGTCACCCGCGCCCAGATTGACGAGACGCTCCGCCGAGACCATCAGCACAAGGAAGCCCCGGACCCAG CCGAGAAAGCCAAGAGCCACTTGGAAGTGCCGTTGGAGGAGAATGTGAACCGCCGCTTGCTGGAGGAGGGCAGCGTGGAGGCGCGCACCATCGAGGATGCCATCGCAGTGCTCAG CGTGGCGGAGGAGGCGGCAGACAGACACCCTGAGCGCAGAATGCGGGCGGCATTCAATGCCTTCGAGGAGGCGCAGCTGCCCCGGCTCAAGCAAGAAAACCCCAACATGCGGCTGTCACAGCTGAAGCAGTTGCTCAAGAAGGAGTGGCTGCGTTCGCCGGACAACCCCATGAATCAGCGCGCCGTGCCCTTCAACACCCCCAAGTGA